GGGCACAGGGCACGAGCGCTGCGCGAACCGGGCCAATTCTGAGCGCAGGACGGGTTTCTGGCAACCGCGCCGCGGCGAAGGTAGCGAGAATTTCATAAAGTTGCACAAGACTTTGCGCATGAACTTGCCATGCAGGGAGCGCTTTTCCGCGGGCGCACCGGCCTGCCTTTGTCTCGCATTGCTGGCTGCGGGGTCGGTTGGCGCCACGCTTGGGCCCGGGCGAGTGATTTGCCGCGGTGCGCCGCTCAGAGCGCCTTTTCGTAGAACAGGCTTGAGCTGTTCTCGACGTAGCCGCCGAAAGGTCCGCGCGGGACGAAGCCGGTCTGCTCGTAGAGCGCGACGGCCGCAGGGAGCTTGTCCCCGGTCTCCAGCCGCAGCAGCGGGATGGCCTCGTCGCGGGCAATGCGCTCGAGGTGATCGAGCAGCCTGCGCGCCAGGCCCAGGCCGCGCGCTTCGGGGCTGACGAACATCGATTTCACCTCGGCGTAGCCGTCCTTGCGGGCGATGGCGGCGCAGCCCAGCAACACGCCGTTCTCCTCGGCGCCGAAAAGTGTGATCTCGGGGGCGCAGAGCGCGTCGATGTCGAGAAAGTAGTTCTCTTCCGGCGGGAACAGCGACTCCATCAGCGCATGGCTGGCTATCAGCAGCGCCTCGGCGCGCGGATCGCGGGGCGAAACTGGACGAATGGTCACCGACATCAAAGCTTTCCTCTGGGCATCGCTTGGGATATTGGCCGGGCCTGCGCCACGGTCAACCCACAAATATGGCGGAGGTTCCGCAATATCTTGTGGACAACTGGCAAGCGCCCGCCACATCCGGTGCAAACCGTTTGACTTGGATCGCGGCAGGGCGGCAAATTCGGGGCTAACTTCGGAATCAGGACACGGCAGTGCAGTTCACACGGCTTCGACTGACGGGCTTCAAGAGCTTCGTTGATCCCACGGATCTCGTCATTGCCGACGGCCTGACGGGGGTTGTCGGCCCGAACGGCTGCGGCAAGTCCAACCTGCTCGAGGCGCTGCGCTGGGTGATGGGCGAGAACCGCGCCAAGGCGATGCGCGGCGCGGGCATGGAAGACGTGATCTTCGCAGGCGCCCACTCGCGCCCCGCCCGGAACTTCGCCGAGGTGGCGCTGACCATCGACAACGGCGACCGGCTCGCCCCGGCGGGTTTCAACGATCAGGACCAGCTCGAGATCGTCCGGCGGATCACCCGCGACGTTGGCTCGGCTTACAAGGTGAACGCCAAGGACGTGCGCGCGCGCGATGTGCAGATGCTCTTCGCAGACGCCTCGACCGGGGCGCATTCGCCCGCGCTGGTGCGGCAGGGGCAGATCTCCGAGCTGATCAACGCCAAGCCGAAGAACCGCCGCCGGATCCTCGAGGAAGCCGCGGGCATCTCGGGCCTTTACCAGCGCCGCCACGAGGCGGAGCTGAAGCTTAACAACACCGAGGCGAACCTGCTGCGCGTCGACGACGTGATCGAGCAGCTTGCGGCACAGCTCGGAACGCTCGACCGGCAGGCCAAGCAGGCGCAGCGCTACCGCGCCATCGGCGCGGAGCTTCGGCAGGCCGAGGGCCTGCTGCTCTACCGCCGCTGGATGGAGGCCGAGGAGGCGCGTCAGGCGGCGGAAAACGTTCTCCGGGGCCTCGTCACTGCCGCCGCTCAGGCCGAGAACGCCGCCCGGGCGGCCGAACGCGCGCGCGCCGAGCGCGACGAGGCGCTGCCCCCCCTTCGCGAGGAAGAGGCCATTGCCGCCGCCATCCTGCAGCGCCTCGCGGTGCAGCGCGACGCGCTGTCCGAACAGGAGGCCCGTGCGCAGGACACCATCGAGACGCTGACCCGCCGGATCGAGCAGATCGCCCTCGACATCGAGCGGGAAGGCGCGCTCAACCGCGACGCCGGCGAGACGATCGCGCAGCTTGAATGGGAAGCCCGCGAGTTGGCCAAGGCCGCCGAGGGCCACGACGAGCGGCTGGCAGAGGCCGCCGACGCGGCTTCCGAGGCATCTGCCGTGCTGCAGGACCGCGAGTTGGCGCTGACCCAGCAGACCGAGGACGTGGCGCGGCTCGCCGCTCGCCACCAGTCGGCGCACCGCTATCTTGCCGACCTGCGCAAGGCGCTGCTTCGCCACGAGGGCGAGGCCGGAAAGGCGCGAGACGCCGTGGCCGAGGCGCGCGGCAAGCTGGCCGAGGCGACCGGCGCCATGGAAGACGCGCAGGCGCGCTCCGAGGATGCGCAGACCATGGCCGCCCGCGCCGAGGAACTCCTGGCGCAGGCCGACGAAGCGCGAACCGACTGTCAGTCGCGCGAGGCCGAGGCCCGGGCCGAGCGCTCCGAGGCCGAGGGCGAGGCGAGCGCTCTGCGCGCCGAGGTTGGCGCGCTCACCCGGCTGCTCGACCGCGATACCTCCGAGGGCGGACAGGTGCTCGACCAGTTGCTGGTGGCGCAGGGTTTCGAAAAGGCGCTTGGCGCCGCGCTCGCCGACGACCTGCGCGCGCCCGAAGTGGGTGCGGGCGCGGCCTCGGGCTGGGTGGAACTGCCGCGCTATGAAAGTCAGCAGCTGCTGCCCGAGGGGGTGAGCGCGCTGTCGCAGCATGTCACCGTGCCGGGCGTGCTGATGCGCCGGATGAGCCAGATCGGTCTCGTTGAGCGCGCCGAGGGCACCCGCCTGCAGCCGCGTCTGAAGCCCGGCCAGCGTCTCGTCAGCCGCGAGGGTGACCTGTGGCGCTGGGATGGCTTCCGTGCCGGGGCCGAGGATGCGCCCTCTGCCGCCGCCCTGCGGCTCGAGCAGCTCAACCGGCGCGAGGTGCTGAAAACCGAGATGGCCCGCGCCGAGGCACAGGTCGAGGCCATGCGTGTGGCGCATGATGCTCTGGTCGCCCGGCTCGCGGATCTCACCCGCGCCGACAAGGTGGCGCGCGAGACCCGGCGCGAGGCCGACCGCGAAGTGAACGAGGCCATGCGTGCCTTCAACCGGGCCGAAAGCGACCGCAGCATGGCCGAAAGCAGGCTGGAGAGCCTCGGGCTGGCGGTGAGCCGCCACGAGGGTGAGGCCGAGGCGGCGCGCAAGCAGGTGCTCGAGGCCGAGCGCGCCCTGTCGGAGCTGGGCGATCTGGAAAGCGCCCGGGCGCTGGCCGAGGACGTGCGGATGACCGTCGAGGCGGCCCGCATGACCATGATGACCCGCCGCTCGGCGCATGACGAGTTGCGCCGCGAGGGAGAGGCCCGCAAAGGCCGCCAGCAAACCGTGACCAAGGAGCTTTCGGGCTGGCGCCACCGGCTGGAGACGGCCGAGAAACGCAGCGCCGAGCTCTCGGAACGCAAGGCCACCCACGAGCGCGAACTGGCCGAGGCGCGCGCGGTGCCGAACGCGCTCGCCGGCAAGCGCGACGAACTCGCTCGCTCGATCGAGGAGGCCGAGGAGCGTCGCAGCGCCGCCGCCGATCTGCTGTCCGCCGCCGAGAGCGCCATGCGCGCCGCCATTGCCGCCGAGCGCGACGCGGAACGCGCAGCCTCCGAGGCGCGGGAGGCCCGTGCTGGCGCCGAGGCGCGCGTCGAGGCCGCGCGCGAGACCGTCGCCGCCGCCGCCGAGCGCATTGAGGACGAGCAGGAGACCACCCCAGAGAAGCTGCTCGCTCGGCTCGACGTGGCGCCCTCCGACATGCCGAGTTCCGAGGCGGTCGAGGCCGACGTGAACCGCCTCAAGCGCCAGCGCGACGCCCTCGGCGCGGTGAACCTGCGTGCCGAGGAGGACGCCCGAGAGGTGCGCAGCGAGCACGACACGCTGGCGCAGGAAAAGACCGATCTCGAGGAAGCCGTGCGCACGCTGCGCGCGGGCATCTCCTCGCTGAATCGCGAGGGCCGCGAGCGGCTGCTGACCGCCTTCGAGCAGGTGAATGCCAACTTCCGCCTGCTGTTCACCCACCTCTTCAATGGCGGCGAGGCGAACCTCGTCATGGTCGAGAGCGACGACCCGCTCGAGGCCGGGCTCGAGATCATGTGCCAGCCACCGGGCAAGAAGCTCTCGACGCTCTCGCTGCTCTCGGGTGGCGAGCAGACGCTGACCGCGCTGGCGCTGATCTTCGCGGTGTTCCTTGCGAACCCGGCACCGATCTGCGTGCTCGACGAGGTCGACGCGCCGCTCGACGACGCCAACGTCACGCGCTTCTGCGACCTGCTCGACGAGATGTGCCGCCGTACTGAAACCCGCTTCTTGATTATCACTCACCACGCGGTGACGATGAGCCGGATGGACCGGCTCTTTGGCGTGACCATGCAGGAGCAGGGCGTCAGCCAGCTCGTTTCGGTGGACCTGAAAAAAGCCGAGCGTCTGGTCGCCTGACGAGGCGGGCTGCGCGCTGGCCGCGCCGGGTGCCTCCGGCGGGGCCATTTCGAGTTTGCGGCACGCCGAAGCGCGCCCCTGCCTCTTTCGAGGTCAAACATCCCGGGGGTCCGCGAGCAGCGTCCCCGGTCCGGCCTCAGCCTACCGCGA
The sequence above is a segment of the Alloyangia pacifica genome. Coding sequences within it:
- a CDS encoding GNAT family N-acetyltransferase; protein product: MSVTIRPVSPRDPRAEALLIASHALMESLFPPEENYFLDIDALCAPEITLFGAEENGVLLGCAAIARKDGYAEVKSMFVSPEARGLGLARRLLDHLERIARDEAIPLLRLETGDKLPAAVALYEQTGFVPRGPFGGYVENSSSLFYEKAL
- the smc gene encoding chromosome segregation protein SMC; this translates as MQFTRLRLTGFKSFVDPTDLVIADGLTGVVGPNGCGKSNLLEALRWVMGENRAKAMRGAGMEDVIFAGAHSRPARNFAEVALTIDNGDRLAPAGFNDQDQLEIVRRITRDVGSAYKVNAKDVRARDVQMLFADASTGAHSPALVRQGQISELINAKPKNRRRILEEAAGISGLYQRRHEAELKLNNTEANLLRVDDVIEQLAAQLGTLDRQAKQAQRYRAIGAELRQAEGLLLYRRWMEAEEARQAAENVLRGLVTAAAQAENAARAAERARAERDEALPPLREEEAIAAAILQRLAVQRDALSEQEARAQDTIETLTRRIEQIALDIEREGALNRDAGETIAQLEWEARELAKAAEGHDERLAEAADAASEASAVLQDRELALTQQTEDVARLAARHQSAHRYLADLRKALLRHEGEAGKARDAVAEARGKLAEATGAMEDAQARSEDAQTMAARAEELLAQADEARTDCQSREAEARAERSEAEGEASALRAEVGALTRLLDRDTSEGGQVLDQLLVAQGFEKALGAALADDLRAPEVGAGAASGWVELPRYESQQLLPEGVSALSQHVTVPGVLMRRMSQIGLVERAEGTRLQPRLKPGQRLVSREGDLWRWDGFRAGAEDAPSAAALRLEQLNRREVLKTEMARAEAQVEAMRVAHDALVARLADLTRADKVARETRREADREVNEAMRAFNRAESDRSMAESRLESLGLAVSRHEGEAEAARKQVLEAERALSELGDLESARALAEDVRMTVEAARMTMMTRRSAHDELRREGEARKGRQQTVTKELSGWRHRLETAEKRSAELSERKATHERELAEARAVPNALAGKRDELARSIEEAEERRSAAADLLSAAESAMRAAIAAERDAERAASEAREARAGAEARVEAARETVAAAAERIEDEQETTPEKLLARLDVAPSDMPSSEAVEADVNRLKRQRDALGAVNLRAEEDAREVRSEHDTLAQEKTDLEEAVRTLRAGISSLNREGRERLLTAFEQVNANFRLLFTHLFNGGEANLVMVESDDPLEAGLEIMCQPPGKKLSTLSLLSGGEQTLTALALIFAVFLANPAPICVLDEVDAPLDDANVTRFCDLLDEMCRRTETRFLIITHHAVTMSRMDRLFGVTMQEQGVSQLVSVDLKKAERLVA